The Enterobacter asburiae genome includes a window with the following:
- a CDS encoding thermonuclease family protein — protein sequence MKRKFCSLVLFVVAFSASADISGRIVRVLDGDTVEILDPGNRLTRVRLAGIDAPEKSQPFGQRSRQELSSMVAQRPVTVTGSEADRYGRLLGTIWLGMTDVNAEQVRKGLAWAYRYHGNPVRPDYAVLEAEARRQSVGLWSEPGQTEPWRWRSLHQDEQKTNKN from the coding sequence ATGAAACGGAAGTTCTGCTCACTGGTCCTGTTCGTTGTGGCGTTTTCGGCCAGTGCAGATATCAGCGGCCGGATTGTGCGCGTGCTGGACGGGGATACCGTTGAGATACTTGATCCAGGAAACCGACTGACGCGCGTTCGCCTGGCTGGCATCGATGCGCCGGAAAAGAGCCAGCCCTTTGGCCAGCGTTCACGTCAGGAACTCTCATCGATGGTGGCTCAGCGGCCCGTAACCGTCACGGGAAGTGAAGCGGATCGCTATGGACGCCTGCTGGGTACCATATGGCTTGGTATGACGGATGTAAATGCCGAACAGGTACGCAAAGGCCTGGCCTGGGCATACCGGTACCACGGAAATCCCGTCCGGCCAGACTACGCTGTTCTGGAGGCCGAAGCCCGCCGTCAGTCAGTCGGACTCTGGTCAGAACCGGGTCAGACAGAGCCGTGGCGCTGGCGTAGTCTGCATCAGGATGAGCAAAAAACGAATAAAAATTAA
- a CDS encoding helix-turn-helix domain-containing protein: MQIKPIKTEQDYEAALRAVEPMFDNEPPADTPEGDFFEIMCVLINEYENKHFPVEAPDPIEAIKFRMEQQGLTVKDLEPAIGKSNRVYEVLNRKRNLTLPMIRKLHSMFGIPLKSLVGG, translated from the coding sequence ATGCAGATTAAACCAATTAAAACTGAACAGGACTATGAAGCCGCGTTGCGCGCTGTAGAACCTATGTTTGATAACGAACCTCCTGCCGATACCCCGGAGGGAGACTTTTTCGAAATCATGTGTGTGCTGATTAATGAATACGAAAACAAACACTTTCCTGTCGAAGCCCCAGACCCGATTGAAGCTATTAAATTCAGGATGGAACAGCAGGGGCTGACAGTAAAAGATCTTGAGCCGGCAATTGGAAAATCTAACCGGGTCTATGAAGTGCTTAACCGCAAACGTAATCTTACGCTGCCCATGATCAGGAAATTACATTCAATGTTTGGCATTCCTTTAAAAAGCCTCGTAGGAGGATAA